Proteins encoded in a region of the Prunus persica cultivar Lovell chromosome G4, Prunus_persica_NCBIv2, whole genome shotgun sequence genome:
- the LOC18781268 gene encoding putative glycosyltransferase 7, with the protein MGSSEFSLFQQSPKKRSVFHKAPSLIADGFLFVGGASMALSLVWALLTFINPSTSIDNIITWSTGGCGPDLGSDPSEPTFYDDPNLSYAFGEEPMKDWDLKRREWLKLHPSFAASEEKVLLVTGSQPNVCKNPVGDHLQLRLFKNKVDYCRIHGHEIFYNNVLLNQKGTGFWAKYPLLRASMLAHPEAEWIWWVDSDAILTDMEFKLPLERYKDHNLVVHGWWNMLYEEKSWTSLNAGVLLIRNCQWSMDLMERWTSMGPQNPDHEKWGKAQKSLIKDKAYPGSDDQSALIYLLIKEKDRWADRIYLESEYNLHGYWLGIVDGLDKISKGYMEIDREVDLLRRRHAEKMSLFYGAMREKHMKDRGFWKENVRRPFVTHFTGCEPCSGEHNSMYTWEACWNGMQKALNFADNQVLSRFGFVHPDLLNSSLVSPLPFDFPA; encoded by the coding sequence ATGGGTTCATCAGAATTCTCTCTGTTTCAACAATCACCTAAGAAAAGATCAGTTTTTCACAAGGCCCCTTCTCTAATTGCAGAtgggtttctttttgttggagGTGCATCAATGGCGTTGTCTCTGGTTTGGGCTCTGCTCACCTTCATCAACCCCAGCACCAGCATCGACAACATCATCACCTGGAGCACGGGTGGTTGCGGCCCGGACTTGGGCTCCGACCCATCTGAGCCCACATTCTACGACGACCCGAATCTCAGCTACGCATTCGGGGAAGAACCAATGAAGGATTGGGATTTGAAGCGCAGAGAATGGCTCAAGCTTCACCCTTCTTTTGCTGCAAGTGAAGAAAAAGTTCTTCTTGTAACTGGGTCTCAGCCAAACGTGTGCAAAAACCCAGTTGGTGATCATTTGCAGCTGAGGCTGTTCAAGAACAAAGTTGATTACTGTAGAATTCATGGGCATGAAATATTTTACAACAATGTTTTGCTGAACCAGAAAGGGACTGGCTTTTGGGCCAAATACCCACTTCTCAGAGCTTCCATGTTGGCTCATCCTGAGGCCGAGTGGATCTGGTGGGTCGACTCGGATGCCATTCTCACAGACATGGAGTTCAAGCTGCCATTAGAGAGGTACAAAGATCATAACTTGGTTGTGCATGGATGGTGGAATATGCTGTATGAGGAGAAGAGCTGGACAAGTCTCAATGCTGGTGTGTTGTTGATCAGGAACTGCCAGTGGTCCATGGACTTGATGGAAAGATGGACCAGCATGGGCCCACAGAACCCTGACCATGAAAAATGGGGAAAAGCCCAAAAGTCATTGATCAAGGACAAGGCATATCCTGGGTCAGATGATCAGTCGGCTCTGATTTACCTCCTCATAAAAGAGAAGGACAGGTGGGCGGACAGGATTTACTTGGAGAGTGAGTACAACTTGCATGGGTACTGGTTGGGCATAGTGGATGGGCTTGACAAGATCAGCAAAGGGTACATGGAGATTGACAGAGAGGTGGATTTGCTGAGGAGAAGGCATGCAGAGAAGATGAGCTTGTTTTATGGTGCAATGAGAGAGAAGCATATGAAAGATAGAGGCTTTTGGAAAGAGAATGTGAGGAGGCCCTTTGTGACACATTTCACTGGCTGTGAGCCTTGCAGTGGAGAGCACAACTCCATGTATACTTGGGAGGCTTGTTGGAATGGGATGCAGAAGGCTTTGAATTTTGCAGACAATCAAGTGCTTAGCAGATTTGGGTTTGTGCATCCAGACCTACTTAACTCATCTTTGGTGTCTCCCCTGCCATTTGATTTCCCTGCTTGA